One genomic segment of Bacteroides caccae includes these proteins:
- a CDS encoding type I restriction endonuclease subunit R, with protein sequence MTPEEKARIKIDQWFADAGWEVVNRDDYEPTCTAVAIREGLLKGNLEADYFLFINGKAVGILEAKREETDAFASEVCEQAALYARSVPKVYQAYQKPLPFIFTSNGKDLYFCDFREQDSYFRQIMAIPTPHELVKKLGIEDTFAGLPTLKRKGLRDCQYEAVTELEKSFRSGQNRALMVLATGAGKTFTACMAAYRMLSYTPMRRVLFLVDRNNLGKQAEGEFGTFRLTENGDAFNAIFTVNRLRSSSIPADSNVVISTIQRLFSFLKGEDIGDNEDDDENELIEEISLPPNPNLPHDYFDMIIIDECHRSIYGNWRKVLEYFDTARLVGLTATPIPETMAFFNNNCIVNYTLEKSIVDGVNVDCRVYRIKTQVTETGGAILEGEKLKEETRYTGEVKTVNSKETKTYTPKELNRSVINPAQIKLILSTYRNVVYTELFNDPQREPNMDYLPKTLIFALNDAHATNIVQIAKEVFGRTDDRFAQKITYSAGDSNELIRQFRNDPDFRMAVTCTLVATGTDVKPLEVVMFMRDVESLPLYIQMKGRGVRTIGDEQLRNVTPNAFSKDCFYLVDAVGVTEHAQTVAPIDDGPTTKTITLKELLERISHSYIPDGYLKRLAATLARIYYKADDSQRKEFARLSHDDMKELSARIYDALEKGILPPFVSTDNPNNERKGLVAPLANHADARRYLLILAAGFVNTLMPGEDTLISKGFSIEEAKSTTEAFEEFCKEHSDEIEALRIIYNNEGTPITYPMLKDLENKLKMTNNHFTSKQLWNSYAIVNPKAVRRSTTKEESDALTNIIQLVRFAFHQIERLDSIVTTSKQFFNLWLGQNQREITDKQREVISRIVDYIASNGACTVRDIREDDATQAAQMIRAFGDMRKADEALNSLYNFVILKKTA encoded by the coding sequence ATGACTCCTGAAGAAAAAGCAAGAATAAAGATAGACCAATGGTTTGCTGATGCAGGTTGGGAAGTAGTCAACAGGGATGATTATGAACCTACTTGTACGGCAGTCGCTATAAGAGAAGGTTTATTGAAAGGGAATCTTGAAGCTGATTATTTCCTTTTCATTAACGGGAAAGCAGTAGGAATACTTGAAGCTAAGCGAGAAGAAACCGATGCTTTCGCTTCAGAAGTATGCGAGCAAGCAGCCCTATATGCAAGAAGTGTCCCAAAAGTCTATCAGGCATATCAAAAGCCTTTGCCTTTTATCTTTACATCGAATGGCAAAGATTTATATTTCTGCGATTTCCGCGAGCAAGATTCATATTTCAGGCAGATAATGGCAATTCCTACGCCACATGAGTTGGTTAAGAAACTGGGAATTGAAGATACGTTTGCCGGACTCCCTACATTGAAAAGGAAAGGGCTTCGTGATTGCCAATATGAGGCGGTAACTGAACTTGAAAAGAGTTTCCGTAGCGGGCAAAATCGGGCGTTGATGGTGCTTGCCACCGGAGCAGGCAAAACATTTACGGCTTGTATGGCAGCTTACAGGATGCTTTCTTATACTCCGATGCGTAGGGTCTTGTTTCTTGTTGACCGAAATAATCTTGGGAAACAGGCGGAGGGTGAATTTGGAACTTTTCGCTTGACGGAGAACGGAGATGCTTTCAATGCCATCTTTACGGTCAATCGCCTTCGCTCTTCTTCCATCCCTGCTGATAGTAACGTGGTTATTTCGACAATACAACGCCTGTTCTCCTTTTTGAAAGGAGAAGATATTGGGGATAATGAGGATGATGACGAGAACGAACTTATAGAAGAAATATCCTTGCCACCCAATCCCAACTTACCACATGACTACTTTGATATGATTATCATAGACGAGTGCCACCGCTCCATTTATGGAAACTGGCGCAAGGTGTTGGAGTATTTCGATACGGCAAGATTGGTAGGTCTGACCGCAACACCTATTCCCGAAACAATGGCATTCTTCAACAATAACTGCATTGTCAACTATACATTGGAAAAGAGTATTGTGGATGGCGTGAATGTGGATTGCCGGGTATATAGAATAAAAACGCAAGTCACAGAAACGGGTGGGGCTATCTTGGAGGGTGAAAAACTTAAAGAAGAAACAAGATATACAGGTGAGGTCAAGACTGTAAATAGTAAGGAAACCAAAACCTACACTCCTAAAGAACTGAATCGGAGTGTCATTAATCCGGCACAGATAAAGTTAATCCTTTCCACCTATCGGAATGTAGTCTATACAGAATTGTTTAATGACCCGCAGCGTGAGCCGAATATGGACTATTTGCCCAAAACCTTGATATTCGCCCTCAATGATGCTCACGCTACCAATATCGTACAGATAGCTAAAGAGGTGTTTGGGCGGACTGATGACCGCTTTGCTCAGAAAATCACCTATTCGGCAGGTGACAGCAACGAACTGATACGTCAATTCCGTAACGACCCTGACTTCCGTATGGCCGTGACCTGCACGTTGGTTGCCACAGGAACAGATGTGAAACCGCTGGAAGTGGTCATGTTCATGCGTGATGTGGAGTCATTGCCGTTGTATATTCAGATGAAAGGACGCGGAGTGCGTACCATTGGTGATGAACAACTTCGCAATGTCACCCCGAACGCGTTCAGTAAAGATTGTTTTTATTTGGTGGATGCGGTAGGCGTGACGGAACATGCGCAAACGGTGGCACCTATAGATGATGGTCCAACAACAAAGACGATTACGCTAAAGGAGCTGTTAGAACGTATTAGTCATAGCTATATTCCTGACGGGTATCTCAAACGGCTTGCGGCAACGCTTGCCCGGATATACTACAAGGCGGATGATTCGCAACGGAAAGAGTTTGCCCGTCTGTCTCATGATGACATGAAGGAACTTTCCGCCAGAATATACGATGCGCTGGAAAAAGGCATTCTTCCCCCGTTTGTCAGCACAGATAATCCTAATAATGAACGTAAGGGGTTGGTCGCTCCGCTTGCCAACCATGCGGATGCACGGCGATATCTGCTTATTCTTGCCGCAGGATTCGTCAATACATTGATGCCGGGTGAAGATACGCTTATCTCCAAAGGGTTTTCAATTGAGGAAGCAAAAAGTACGACAGAAGCTTTCGAGGAATTTTGCAAAGAACACAGCGATGAAATAGAAGCACTACGCATTATATATAATAATGAAGGAACGCCCATCACCTATCCTATGTTAAAGGATTTGGAAAACAAACTGAAAATGACAAACAACCATTTCACTTCCAAACAACTTTGGAATTCATACGCCATAGTCAATCCTAAAGCGGTAAGGCGTTCCACTACCAAAGAAGAGAGCGATGCTTTGACAAATATTATACAGCTGGTTCGCTTTGCTTTCCACCAAATCGAACGATTGGATAGCATAGTCACCACTTCCAAACAGTTTTTCAATCTTTGGTTAGGACAAAACCAGCGTGAAATAACCGACAAACAGCGAGAGGTTATCAGTCGCATTGTGGATTATATTGCTTCTAACGGAGCTTGTACAGTCAGAGATATTCGTGAGGACGACGCAACCCAAGCGGCTCAAATGATTCGGGCGTTTGGGGATATGCGGAAAGCGGACGAGGCATTGAACTCATTATATAATTTTGTAATATTAAAAAAGACAGCATAG
- a CDS encoding type I restriction-modification system subunit M, with translation MATNNATEQSLTKKVWSLATTLAGQGIGFTDYITQLTYLLFLKMDAENVEMFGEESAIPSGYQWADLIALDGLDLVKQYEETLKLLSEQDNLIGTIYTKAQNKIDKPVYLKKVITMIDEEQWLIMDGDVKGAIYESILEKNGQDKKSGAGQYFTPRPLIQAMVDCIHPQMGETVCDPACGTGGFLLTAYDYMKGQSASKEKRDFLRDKALHGVDNTPLVVTLASMNLYLHGVGTDRSPIVCEDSLEKEPSTLVDVILANPPFGTRPAGSVDINRPDFYVETKNNQLNFLQHMMLTLKTGGRAAVVLPDNVLFEAGAGETIRKRLLRDFNLHTILRLPTGIFYAQGVKANVLFFSKGQPTKEIWFYDYRTDIKHTLATNKLERHHLDDFVSCYNNRVETYDAENNPQGRWRKYPVHEIIVRDKTSLDITWIKQGGEVDDRSLVELMADIKDKSQMISAAVVELEKLLANINED, from the coding sequence ATGGCAACAAATAATGCAACAGAGCAATCGCTCACCAAAAAAGTATGGAGCCTGGCAACAACTCTGGCCGGACAAGGTATTGGATTCACTGATTATATTACCCAACTGACCTATCTCTTATTCTTGAAGATGGATGCCGAAAATGTAGAAATGTTTGGAGAAGAGTCGGCTATTCCAAGCGGTTATCAGTGGGCGGATTTGATAGCACTTGATGGTCTGGATTTGGTAAAACAATATGAAGAGACACTTAAATTGCTTAGTGAGCAGGACAATCTGATAGGTACCATTTATACCAAAGCGCAAAACAAGATAGACAAGCCTGTTTATCTGAAAAAGGTTATCACCATGATTGATGAAGAGCAATGGCTCATTATGGACGGTGATGTGAAAGGTGCTATCTACGAAAGCATTCTTGAAAAGAACGGACAAGACAAGAAAAGTGGCGCCGGACAGTATTTTACGCCTCGCCCACTCATTCAGGCAATGGTAGATTGCATCCATCCGCAAATGGGTGAAACCGTTTGTGACCCGGCTTGTGGAACGGGCGGATTCTTACTTACAGCTTACGACTACATGAAAGGGCAGTCTGCAAGTAAAGAAAAACGTGATTTCTTGCGTGACAAGGCTTTGCATGGTGTGGATAATACGCCTTTAGTGGTGACGCTTGCTTCCATGAATTTATACTTGCATGGCGTAGGTACAGACCGTAGTCCGATTGTGTGTGAGGACTCTTTGGAAAAAGAACCGTCAACTCTTGTCGATGTGATACTTGCCAATCCTCCTTTTGGAACTCGTCCGGCTGGTTCTGTGGACATCAACCGCCCGGATTTCTATGTAGAGACCAAGAATAACCAGTTAAACTTCCTCCAGCACATGATGCTTACGCTCAAAACCGGTGGGCGTGCCGCTGTGGTGCTTCCCGACAATGTCCTTTTTGAGGCAGGAGCAGGCGAGACTATTCGCAAACGCCTATTGCGGGATTTCAATCTGCATACTATCTTGCGCTTGCCTACAGGCATCTTCTATGCCCAAGGTGTAAAAGCCAACGTGTTGTTTTTCAGCAAAGGACAGCCAACCAAAGAAATATGGTTTTACGACTACCGTACAGACATAAAGCACACGCTTGCCACCAATAAACTGGAACGTCATCATTTGGATGATTTCGTCTCTTGCTACAATAATCGGGTAGAAACCTATGATGCCGAGAATAATCCGCAAGGTCGTTGGCGTAAATACCCTGTACATGAAATTATTGTCCGAGACAAGACAAGTCTTGACATTACTTGGATAAAACAAGGTGGTGAGGTGGACGACCGTTCATTGGTAGAACTGATGGCTGATATAAAGGACAAAAGCCAAATGATAAGTGCTGCTGTGGTTGAACTTGAAAAGCTACTTGCAAACATAAATGAAGATTGA
- a CDS encoding MBL fold metallo-hydrolase, with translation MGYTITTLVENCVYGCKLQAEHGLSLYIETSEHRLLFDTGASDLFIRNARLLHIDLQKVDYLILSHGHSDHTGGLRHFLELNKQATVVCKREAFSPKFKDERENGMKHTQTFDLSRFRFIEEQTELLPGVFLFPSIDIIDREDTHFERFRVQKEDGCHIPDTFQDELAVVLVEPDGFSVLSACSHRGITNILRTVRAAFPESPCNLLLGGFHIHNAEERKYQIIADYLKEYLPRQIGVCHCTGVDKYAFFYKDFGDRVFYNYTGKLIQTDLLK, from the coding sequence ATGGGCTATACAATAACGACTCTTGTAGAGAATTGTGTTTATGGATGTAAATTGCAGGCAGAGCACGGTCTTTCTCTATATATTGAGACATCGGAACATAGATTGCTCTTCGATACAGGAGCGTCCGATTTGTTTATCCGTAATGCCCGCCTGCTGCATATTGACTTGCAGAAAGTCGATTATCTGATATTATCCCACGGGCACAGTGACCACACGGGAGGTCTGCGTCATTTCTTGGAGCTAAACAAACAAGCAACAGTTGTCTGCAAACGCGAAGCCTTCTCTCCAAAATTTAAGGATGAACGCGAAAATGGAATGAAGCATACGCAGACTTTCGACCTTTCCCGTTTCCGTTTTATCGAAGAACAGACCGAACTGCTTCCCGGCGTATTTCTCTTTCCCTCTATTGATATTATCGACCGTGAGGATACCCATTTCGAACGCTTTCGGGTTCAGAAAGAAGATGGTTGCCATATACCGGATACTTTTCAGGATGAATTGGCGGTAGTGTTGGTAGAGCCGGACGGTTTTTCTGTATTGAGCGCCTGTTCTCATCGAGGAATTACAAATATCCTGCGAACAGTCCGTGCGGCATTTCCCGAATCTCCTTGTAACTTACTGTTAGGCGGTTTTCATATTCATAACGCAGAAGAACGGAAATATCAGATCATTGCAGATTATCTGAAAGAATATCTGCCGCGTCAGATTGGTGTCTGCCATTGTACAGGAGTAGATAAATATGCTTTCTTCTACAAAGACTTTGGTGACAGGGTATTCTATAATTACACGGGAAAACTAATTCAAACTGATTTGTTGAAATAA
- a CDS encoding flavodoxin family protein has product MAKKVLIISSSPRKGGNSDLLCDEFMKGALEAGNEVEKIVLKDKTVHPCTGCSVCSMYGKPCPQKDDAAEIVEKMIAADVIVMATPVYFYTMCGQMKIMIDRCCARYTEITNKEFYFIIAAAEDNKAMMERTIDGFRGFLDCLEGPQEKGTVYGIGAWKVGEIKDTPYMQEAYNMGKMV; this is encoded by the coding sequence ATGGCTAAAAAAGTTCTGATAATTTCGTCCAGTCCGCGGAAAGGCGGCAATTCGGATTTGCTTTGTGATGAATTTATGAAAGGTGCTCTCGAAGCGGGCAATGAAGTGGAAAAGATTGTATTGAAAGACAAAACGGTTCATCCTTGTACGGGATGCAGTGTTTGCAGTATGTACGGAAAGCCTTGTCCGCAGAAGGATGATGCGGCGGAAATCGTGGAGAAGATGATTGCTGCCGATGTGATTGTAATGGCGACTCCCGTGTATTTCTATACAATGTGCGGTCAGATGAAGATTATGATTGACCGTTGCTGCGCACGTTATACGGAGATAACGAACAAGGAGTTTTATTTCATTATTGCGGCGGCAGAGGATAATAAGGCAATGATGGAACGTACAATAGACGGTTTCCGTGGCTTCCTCGATTGTCTGGAAGGGCCACAGGAAAAAGGAACGGTCTATGGAATCGGCGCCTGGAAGGTAGGGGAGATTAAAGATACTCCATACATGCAGGAAGCCTACAACATGGGAAAAATGGTATAA
- a CDS encoding nitroreductase family protein, with amino-acid sequence MDFYQVLENRRTIRDFSDKKVTDEVLEKVLSAAFKAPTNDHLRQFEFIVVRGQENIARLISPVAENTKNIQQTGLDAAADLMDKDEHAMFVDALPKQQRMLMQSNCLVLPFFRQKDFPLCQPADQSSLNYFASAWAAVENILLAATAEGLACAFRIPIGNEPEYVKHLVNAPDGYEFTCFLAIGYAAENAHICKQKEIRVGDRIHRNVW; translated from the coding sequence ATGGATTTCTATCAAGTTCTAGAGAATAGAAGAACTATTCGCGACTTTTCCGATAAGAAGGTGACGGATGAAGTGTTGGAAAAAGTATTGTCGGCCGCATTCAAAGCTCCGACTAATGACCATTTGCGGCAGTTTGAGTTTATTGTCGTGAGAGGGCAGGAAAACATTGCCCGACTCATATCGCCTGTGGCGGAAAACACCAAGAACATTCAGCAGACAGGGCTTGATGCTGCTGCCGACCTGATGGATAAGGATGAACACGCCATGTTTGTCGATGCGTTGCCCAAACAACAACGTATGCTTATGCAAAGTAATTGTCTCGTACTTCCATTTTTTCGGCAAAAGGATTTTCCTCTGTGCCAACCTGCCGACCAAAGTTCACTTAACTATTTCGCTTCTGCATGGGCAGCCGTTGAGAATATCCTGTTAGCAGCAACGGCGGAAGGACTGGCGTGTGCATTCCGTATTCCTATTGGCAACGAACCGGAGTATGTGAAACATCTCGTCAATGCTCCTGACGGATATGAGTTCACCTGTTTCCTCGCTATCGGCTATGCAGCGGAGAATGCACATATTTGTAAGCAGAAAGAAATCCGGGTAGGGGATAGGATTCACAGGAATGTCTGGTAA
- a CDS encoding PDDEXK nuclease domain-containing protein, with the protein MENNKIAISMEQQFGEVIDIILQHKSRASRAVNNELLFTAWHVGRYVSAKLKSEEWGSKVVSQLSEYIRTQRPDIKGYSRRSIYNMVMFYDEYSSETFSVTVEKYLNSEFVQPRTAQIEASQQIQEVAVIVQPTSAQIVQPRTRQMPKILKLTTLSNHIEILCRCKSSEERMFYILYANKEHLVKRELQRCISNQTYTALLSSKGNMSKGLLNVYPNASMMFKDTLFVDFLNLPKKHSESKLRNGLIEHMKQFILELGKDFIFMDQEYRLNIGASTFKADLLFFHRGLQALVAVELKKTKFHPRDLGQLEFYLEALDRDVKRSNENPSIGIILCPEADRVVVEYAMSRSMSPTMIAEYKRILIPQERMQQQLNEFCNLFLNKN; encoded by the coding sequence ATGGAAAACAATAAGATCGCCATATCAATGGAGCAACAGTTTGGGGAAGTCATAGATATTATCCTCCAACATAAAAGCCGTGCATCCAGAGCTGTAAATAATGAACTGTTGTTTACGGCATGGCATGTCGGAAGATATGTATCAGCCAAATTGAAAAGCGAGGAATGGGGAAGCAAGGTTGTATCGCAGCTATCCGAATATATCCGTACCCAACGACCGGATATCAAGGGCTATAGTCGGAGAAGCATTTACAACATGGTGATGTTCTATGATGAATATTCATCGGAAACATTCAGTGTAACTGTAGAGAAGTATCTGAACTCTGAATTTGTGCAGCCAAGAACTGCACAAATAGAAGCAAGCCAGCAAATACAAGAGGTGGCTGTAATTGTGCAGCCAACATCTGCACAAATTGTCCAGCCAAGAACTAGACAAATGCCTAAAATCTTGAAACTAACCACCTTGTCCAATCATATTGAGATATTATGCCGATGCAAAAGCAGTGAGGAACGGATGTTCTATATACTCTATGCCAACAAAGAACATTTGGTAAAACGGGAGCTTCAGCGTTGTATCTCTAATCAAACATATACCGCTTTATTGAGCAGCAAGGGCAATATGTCGAAAGGATTGCTCAATGTTTATCCGAATGCTTCGATGATGTTTAAGGACACGCTGTTTGTGGATTTTCTTAATTTGCCGAAGAAGCATAGCGAATCAAAGCTGAGGAATGGTTTGATAGAACACATGAAGCAGTTTATTCTTGAACTTGGTAAGGATTTCATCTTCATGGATCAAGAGTATCGTCTCAATATCGGCGCATCTACATTCAAAGCAGATTTGCTATTCTTCCATCGCGGTTTGCAAGCATTGGTAGCAGTAGAATTGAAAAAAACAAAATTCCATCCGCGAGACCTCGGTCAGCTAGAGTTTTATTTGGAAGCACTTGACCGGGATGTGAAACGTTCTAACGAGAACCCTTCTATTGGCATAATTCTTTGTCCGGAAGCTGACCGAGTAGTAGTGGAATATGCTATGAGCAGAAGCATGAGTCCCACGATGATAGCCGAATACAAACGCATCCTTATTCCACAAGAACGTATGCAACAACAACTGAATGAGTTTTGCAATCTATTCTTGAATAAAAATTAA
- a CDS encoding HNH endonuclease domain-containing protein, whose protein sequence is MTSQYLSKLSREERNSLIKELWTIQKGKCFISGKDIDLDLHKEQLDIDHIIPLQNNGRDSKENFALTFSSANRSKQAADLNLARVICHYYDIVNLLQRTENRNPNLSDILSDVDGSKYELSLKRNDNFIHFTFSEIGNVDIQMLPIYKDKLSGLDYFFTLLPIEYVYHDDFINPRTIGANISKLLAEFYQGNPQLHVSLGWVNIDDNGHSQIKIFDGQHKAAAQVLLGVRQIPVRVFINPDKDKLIETNFRAGTTLKQVAFDKSIQRHLGNALYRDRVEHFQNKTERKEDDFSFSENDLINFYKGESREMKRYILDSIKDSITHNPDNKLKEFIDMGGRAKEKPLSYSTVEKTFYSFFIYNQALGTRIDAKLEEGLNPRELEKSQIVKLMNIIADRILIGKYDFDIGTYRIENRLQQGENIPWEHIIAYRMMKEEILYAWLGYISKVINTYFVNTGQIVDDDKLFESEFSSALWNNIDNFVQNLYNLPMWKNKEFSQTIFGGKQNYTFWKTIFQTGESQHGEKILVAPLNLIEMIKPV, encoded by the coding sequence ATGACATCACAATATTTAAGTAAACTATCTAGGGAAGAAAGAAATAGCCTTATAAAAGAATTATGGACTATTCAGAAAGGAAAATGCTTTATTTCTGGTAAAGATATTGATTTGGATTTGCATAAAGAACAATTGGATATTGACCACATTATTCCCTTGCAGAACAATGGAAGAGATTCAAAAGAAAATTTCGCATTGACCTTTTCCTCTGCAAATCGTTCTAAGCAAGCCGCCGATTTAAATCTAGCAAGGGTAATTTGTCATTATTATGATATTGTTAATCTCTTGCAGCGTACAGAGAATAGGAATCCTAATTTATCAGATATTCTTAGCGATGTTGATGGTTCTAAATATGAATTGTCTTTAAAAAGAAATGATAATTTTATTCATTTTACATTCTCTGAGATAGGGAATGTTGATATTCAAATGTTACCCATATATAAGGATAAGTTAAGTGGCTTAGATTATTTTTTTACATTACTTCCTATAGAATATGTTTATCATGATGATTTTATAAATCCAAGAACAATAGGGGCAAACATATCTAAATTACTTGCTGAATTCTACCAAGGTAATCCTCAATTACATGTATCATTAGGTTGGGTAAATATTGATGATAATGGTCATTCTCAAATTAAAATATTTGATGGACAGCATAAGGCAGCTGCACAGGTGTTGTTAGGTGTAAGGCAAATCCCTGTTCGTGTATTTATAAATCCAGATAAAGATAAATTGATAGAAACAAATTTCAGAGCCGGCACTACATTAAAACAAGTAGCATTCGATAAATCTATTCAAAGACACTTGGGTAATGCTTTATATCGAGACAGAGTTGAACATTTTCAGAATAAAACAGAACGTAAAGAAGATGATTTCTCATTTTCAGAAAATGATTTGATTAATTTTTATAAAGGTGAATCTCGTGAAATGAAGAGATACATTCTAGATTCTATTAAAGATTCAATTACACATAATCCTGATAATAAGCTTAAAGAGTTTATTGACATGGGTGGTCGTGCTAAAGAAAAACCGCTATCATATTCAACAGTAGAAAAAACATTCTATTCTTTTTTTATTTATAATCAAGCCTTAGGAACAAGAATTGATGCTAAGCTAGAAGAAGGCTTAAATCCTAGAGAATTGGAAAAATCTCAAATTGTTAAACTCATGAATATAATAGCCGACCGTATTTTAATAGGAAAATATGATTTTGACATAGGAACGTATAGAATAGAGAATCGATTACAACAAGGAGAGAATATTCCATGGGAGCATATCATTGCATACAGAATGATGAAAGAAGAAATTCTATATGCTTGGCTTGGATACATCTCAAAAGTTATCAATACCTATTTTGTAAATACTGGACAGATAGTTGATGATGATAAGTTATTTGAGTCAGAATTTAGTTCAGCCCTTTGGAATAATATCGATAATTTTGTTCAAAATTTATATAATCTTCCAATGTGGAAGAATAAAGAGTTTTCTCAAACAATTTTTGGAGGTAAACAGAATTACACATTTTGGAAAACGATATTTCAAACAGGTGAATCTCAACATGGAGAGAAAATTCTTGTTGCGCCTCTCAATCTTATAGAAATGATTAAACCTGTATAA
- a CDS encoding helix-turn-helix domain-containing protein has translation MKLNRIKAVLSEKGISQTWLAKRLDKSFSMVNAYACNRIQPNLDTLQQIAEILQVDLKDLITDKKERL, from the coding sequence ATGAAACTGAATAGAATAAAGGCTGTTTTATCCGAAAAAGGTATCTCTCAGACATGGTTAGCGAAGCGTCTTGATAAGAGTTTCAGTATGGTTAATGCCTATGCTTGCAATAGGATTCAGCCTAATTTGGATACTTTACAACAGATTGCAGAGATATTGCAGGTAGATTTAAAGGATTTGATAACCGATAAAAAAGAAAGGTTGTAA
- a CDS encoding AraC family transcriptional regulator, with the protein MEDTAIPYELPEVENHSFFFIDQRVTTSIEAKLHRHDAWELYYVVHGYGKRMAGDTLQPFAAGDVALIPPSMLHHWEYSPDSADDDGYVRYLMVAFSHSLVERCMAVFPELRNRLTGITFPTNALKFGTGSSQTIRRILSQMNDMDELGRLCEMFRLLPAIFTSSDHTFAGKPMNIERDVRRMQQICVYVMTHYIHTISLDDIAAEVGMNRSAFCSYFKRCKGMTFSQYVTQYRLNTACELLKHSQKQVSEICFTVGFNDLPHFVRVFKNTLGMSPSKYRRRFQ; encoded by the coding sequence ATGGAAGATACCGCCATTCCTTATGAATTGCCCGAAGTGGAGAATCACTCTTTTTTCTTTATAGACCAACGAGTGACAACAAGTATCGAAGCCAAACTGCATCGGCATGATGCATGGGAGTTGTATTATGTTGTCCATGGATATGGCAAACGAATGGCAGGCGACACATTGCAACCTTTCGCAGCAGGCGACGTGGCGTTAATACCACCGTCCATGCTACACCACTGGGAATATTCACCGGATTCGGCAGACGATGACGGGTATGTCCGTTATTTAATGGTAGCTTTCAGTCATTCGCTTGTAGAACGGTGTATGGCAGTATTTCCCGAACTGCGTAATCGTCTGACGGGCATTACATTCCCGACGAACGCACTGAAATTCGGTACTGGAAGTTCACAAACCATTCGTCGGATATTGTCACAAATGAACGATATGGACGAGTTGGGACGCCTATGCGAAATGTTTCGTCTGCTACCTGCCATATTTACTTCATCCGACCATACCTTTGCCGGAAAGCCCATGAATATTGAACGTGACGTGAGACGTATGCAGCAAATCTGTGTTTATGTAATGACTCACTATATCCATACCATATCTTTGGATGATATTGCCGCAGAAGTAGGCATGAACCGCTCTGCTTTCTGTTCCTACTTCAAACGTTGCAAAGGAATGACCTTCTCGCAGTATGTAACCCAATATCGCTTAAATACAGCCTGCGAACTTCTTAAACATTCACAAAAGCAAGTATCCGAAATTTGTTTTACGGTCGGTTTTAATGATTTGCCCCATTTCGTCCGAGTTTTCAAAAATACCTTGGGAATGTCTCCGTCCAAATACAGAAGACGATTTCAATAG